The Castanea sativa cultivar Marrone di Chiusa Pesio chromosome 11, ASM4071231v1 genome contains a region encoding:
- the LOC142615849 gene encoding uncharacterized protein LOC142615849 isoform X4, with the protein MSGGGSSRVSIPIDIQKMIDDIKEITVNPSEEEIYAMLKECSMDPNETIQKLLLQDPFHVVTRKHGKRKENPNNKESAESRWRPGGQGRGGRGGRGNFAPRHASHDAGGGRNSGPGKENGVNQAAEKAVTPTLQTSQDTKTKDKSPAISSTTVIANGPEVISSSVSINNLENAPPPDDANKNTVITFGTGDSHRQPTLSSSNFSASTTSSSSSAVCFSPLDPVLVPSNDSRLPGAVGAIKREVGSNRPPGEPNAVVLAENKLAAAAEISSTTQGKMSSKSQGVGKNLLAESSQPSSTLTHSGSSVSRPSSNYNNRPQQIISPQKVGPNKEWKPKPTNINVQDSGTAAAPEAPTILVEATAQTQHDTSVLDMEEATSKLQRKLEELHLPQRQLVILPNHIHVPESERTKLSFGSFGADFGVTTSYVSGPVSDKSSTSLSEISQGIEESVDEQASSNQNALATAEEGDYPDHPQSPTRVPENLSSGDGDVSSSAIPEYTESKQDTTLPSGGHQYSMVQTSPTYGFGFVPPMIGSQLAPVENCESQVRDVSRVPSYIVQQPYDPSYYAQFYRSGADSDGRLSPFANPGAATKYNGNVAALPPPSSQSPQEGGVLSTAGPTPLATQAAGLMQSSIAVTQQPVPVFRPAGVHISHYPPNYIPYGHYYSPFFVPPPLHQYLGNSAFPQQPPAGSVYPAPPPAPATGVKYPLPQYKPGTNTGNPAHMGMPGGYGPYGSPPAGYNPSSAATTGNSTSNEDLNVSQFKENNVYISGQQSEGSAVWVAAPSRDVASLPTSSFYNLPPQGQHVTFTPTQAGHGTFAGVYHPAQAATAAMVHPIMQQSQTMAGAVDMVGPGGSVYQQTQQAQINWPNNY; encoded by the exons ATGAGCGGTGGTGGGTCCAGCAGGGTTTCAATCCCAATCGACATACAGAAGATGATCGATGACATCAAGGAGATCACAGTGAATCCCAGTGAGGAAGAGATTTATGCAATGCTTAAGGAGTGTTCCATGGATCCCAATGAGACTATTCAGAAGCTCCTTCTTCAGG ATCCATTTCATGTGGTCACAAGGAAACATGGCAAGAGGAAGGAG AATCCGAACAACAAAGAGTCTGCAGAATCACGGTGGAGACCTGGTGGGCAGGGGCGAGGGGGTAGGGGTGGTCGGGGGAATTTTGCCCCTCGTCACGCGTCACATG ATGCTGGTGGTGGCAGGAATTCTGGCCCTGGAAAGGAGAATGGCGTCAACCAAGCTGCAGAGAAGGCTGTCACTCCAACTTTGCAAACCTCTCAGGACACAAAAACCAAAGATAAAAGTCCGGCAATAAG CTCTACAACTGTCATTGCCAATGGTCCTGAAGTAATTTCATCTTCTGTTTCCATTAATAATTTGGAAAATGCACCTCCTCCTGATGATGCAAACAAAAATACTGTCATTACCTTTGGAACTGGGGACTCGCACAGGCAGCCGACACTAAGCTCCAGTAACTTTTCAGCATCGAcaacatcttcatcttcatcagcAGTCTGTTTCTCACCTTTGGACCCAGTACTGGTACCATCTAATGATTCACGGCTCCCAGGTGCTGTGGGTGCAATTAAACGTGAAGTAGGGAGCAATCGACCTCCTGGTGAACCAAATGCTGTTGTCCTTGCTGAGAACAAATTAGCTGCTG CTGCTGAGATTAGCTCTACCACACAAGGAAAGATGTCAAGCAAATCCCAAGGAGTTGGGAAAAATCTTCTTGCTGAGTCTTCACAACCTTCATCTACATTAACTCATAGTGGTTCTTCAGTTAGTCGGCCTTCATCTAATTACAATAACCGGCCACAACAAATAATTAGCCCTCAGAAag TTGGTCCTAATAAGGAATGGAAACCAAAGCCAACAAATATTAATGTTCAAGATTCTGGAACAGCTGCTGCACCTGAGGCTCCCACTATTTTGGTTGAAGCCACTGCCCAGACACAGCATGACACTAGTGTCCTTGATATGGAAGAAGCAACTTCAAAACTGCAGAGGAAGCTGGAGGAGTTACATCTTCCACAACGTCAGCTTGTTATTCTTCCTAACCATATTCATGTCCCTGAGTCTGAAAGAACCAAGTTGAGTTTTGGAAGTTTTGGTGCTGATTTTGGAGTGACTACAAGCTATGTCAGTGGTCCTGTGAGTGACAAGAGCTCTACATCTCTATCTGAAATTTCACAGGGTATTGAAGAATCTGTGGATGAACAGGCTTCAAG CAATCAAAATGCATTGGCAACGGCCGAGGAGGGAGATTATCCTGATCACCCACAATCACCTACACGTGTACCTGAAAATTTATCATCTGGTGATGGTGATGTCTCATCCAGTGCTATCCCAGAGTATACCGAATCTAAGCAGGACACTACACTGCCATCAGGAGGCCATCAATACTCAATGGTTCAAACTTCTCCAACCTACGGTTTTGGTTTTGTCCCTCCAATGATAGGGAGTCAGCTTGCACCAGTTGAAAACTGTGAGTCTCAAGTGCGTGATGTTTCCCGTGTTCCAAGCTACATT GTCCAGCAACCATACGATCCAAGTTATTACGCTCAATTCTACCGCTCAGGTGCTGATAGTGATGGTCGTCTTTCTCCTTTTGCTAATCCTGGGGCTGCCACCAAGTACAATGGTAATGTCGCTGCATTGCCTCCACCAAGTTCTCAGTCACCTCAAGAG GGTGGGGTCCTGTCTACAGCAGGTCCAACACCGCTGGCGACGCAGGCTGCAGGCCTCATGCAAAGCTCAATAGCTGTAACTCAGCAGCCAGTCCCTGTCTTTCGACCAGCAGGGGTTCATATATCCCATTATCCTCCAAACTACATTCCTTATGGTCATTATTATTCCCCATTCTTTGTTCCACCACCTCTCCACCAATATCTGGGCAACAGTGCATTTCCTCAGCAGCCTCCAGCTGGCAGCGTATATCCAGCTCCACCGCCAGCACCTGCTACAGGTGTCAAATATCCACTTCCACAATACAAACCAGGAACTAATACAGGAAATCCAGCACACATGGGAATGCCTGGTGGTTATGGGCCATATGGCTCCCCACCAGCTGGTTATAATCCCAGTTCTGCTGCGACCACTGGAAACTCAACCAGTAATGAGGATCTCAATGTGTCCCAGTTCAAGGAAAATAATGTTTATATTAGCGGGCAGCAG AGCGAAGGATCAGCTGTATGGGTTGCTGCACCCAGCCGAGATGTAGCCAGCTTACCAACAAGTTCATTTTACAACCTTCCACCTCAGGGTCAACATGTGACTTTCACCCCAACGCAGGCTGGCCATGGCACCTTTGCTGGTGTCTATCACCCTGCGCAAGCAGCAACGGCAGCAATGGTTCACCCAATTATGCAACAGTCTCAGACCATGGCTGGAGCTGTTGATATGGTGGGACCTGGTGGCAGTGTTTATCAGCAGACTCAGCAAGCACAGATCAACTGGCCTAATAACTACTGA
- the LOC142615849 gene encoding uncharacterized protein LOC142615849 isoform X2, with translation MSGGGSSRVSIPIDIQKMIDDIKEITVNPSEEEIYAMLKECSMDPNETIQKLLLQDPFHVVTRKHGKRKENPNNKESAESRWRPGGQGRGGRGGRGNFAPRHASHDAGGGRNSGPGKENGVNQAAEKAVTPTLQTSQDTKTKDKSPAISSTTVIANGPEVISSSVSINNLENAPPPDDANKNTVITFGTGDSHRQPTLSSSNFSASTTSSSSSAVCFSPLDPVLVPSNDSRLPGAVGAIKREVGSNRPPGEPNAVVLAENKLAAAAAEISSTTQGKMSSKSQGVGKNLLAESSQPSSTLTHSGSSVSRPSSNYNNRPQQIISPQKVGPNKEWKPKPTNINVQDSGTAAAPEAPTILVEATAQTQHDTSVLDMEEATSKLQRKLEELHLPQRQLVILPNHIHVPESERTKLSFGSFGADFGVTTSYVSGPVSDKSSTSLSEISQGIEESVDEQASSNQNALATAEEGDYPDHPQSPTRVPENLSSGDGDVSSSAIPEYTESKQDTTLPSGGHQYSMVQTSPTYGFGFVPPMIGSQLAPVENCESQVRDVSRVPSYIVQQPYDPSYYAQFYRSGADSDGRLSPFANPGAATKYNGNVAALPPPSSQSPQEGGVLSTAGPTPLATQAAGLMQSSIAVTQQPVPVFRPAGVHISHYPPNYIPYGHYYSPFFVPPPLHQYLGNSAFPQQPPAGSVYPAPPPAPATGVKYPLPQYKPGTNTGNPAHMGMPGGYGPYGSPPAGYNPSSAATTGNSTSNEDLNVSQFKENNVYISGQQSEGSAVWVAAPSRDVASLPTSSFYNLPPQGQHVTFTPTQAGHGTFAGVYHPAQAATAAMVHPIMQQSQTMAGAVDMVGPGGSVYQQTQQAQINWPNNY, from the exons ATGAGCGGTGGTGGGTCCAGCAGGGTTTCAATCCCAATCGACATACAGAAGATGATCGATGACATCAAGGAGATCACAGTGAATCCCAGTGAGGAAGAGATTTATGCAATGCTTAAGGAGTGTTCCATGGATCCCAATGAGACTATTCAGAAGCTCCTTCTTCAGG ATCCATTTCATGTGGTCACAAGGAAACATGGCAAGAGGAAGGAG AATCCGAACAACAAAGAGTCTGCAGAATCACGGTGGAGACCTGGTGGGCAGGGGCGAGGGGGTAGGGGTGGTCGGGGGAATTTTGCCCCTCGTCACGCGTCACATG ATGCTGGTGGTGGCAGGAATTCTGGCCCTGGAAAGGAGAATGGCGTCAACCAAGCTGCAGAGAAGGCTGTCACTCCAACTTTGCAAACCTCTCAGGACACAAAAACCAAAGATAAAAGTCCGGCAATAAG CTCTACAACTGTCATTGCCAATGGTCCTGAAGTAATTTCATCTTCTGTTTCCATTAATAATTTGGAAAATGCACCTCCTCCTGATGATGCAAACAAAAATACTGTCATTACCTTTGGAACTGGGGACTCGCACAGGCAGCCGACACTAAGCTCCAGTAACTTTTCAGCATCGAcaacatcttcatcttcatcagcAGTCTGTTTCTCACCTTTGGACCCAGTACTGGTACCATCTAATGATTCACGGCTCCCAGGTGCTGTGGGTGCAATTAAACGTGAAGTAGGGAGCAATCGACCTCCTGGTGAACCAAATGCTGTTGTCCTTGCTGAGAACAAATTAGCTGCTG CAGCTGCTGAGATTAGCTCTACCACACAAGGAAAGATGTCAAGCAAATCCCAAGGAGTTGGGAAAAATCTTCTTGCTGAGTCTTCACAACCTTCATCTACATTAACTCATAGTGGTTCTTCAGTTAGTCGGCCTTCATCTAATTACAATAACCGGCCACAACAAATAATTAGCCCTCAGAAag TTGGTCCTAATAAGGAATGGAAACCAAAGCCAACAAATATTAATGTTCAAGATTCTGGAACAGCTGCTGCACCTGAGGCTCCCACTATTTTGGTTGAAGCCACTGCCCAGACACAGCATGACACTAGTGTCCTTGATATGGAAGAAGCAACTTCAAAACTGCAGAGGAAGCTGGAGGAGTTACATCTTCCACAACGTCAGCTTGTTATTCTTCCTAACCATATTCATGTCCCTGAGTCTGAAAGAACCAAGTTGAGTTTTGGAAGTTTTGGTGCTGATTTTGGAGTGACTACAAGCTATGTCAGTGGTCCTGTGAGTGACAAGAGCTCTACATCTCTATCTGAAATTTCACAGGGTATTGAAGAATCTGTGGATGAACAGGCTTCAAG CAATCAAAATGCATTGGCAACGGCCGAGGAGGGAGATTATCCTGATCACCCACAATCACCTACACGTGTACCTGAAAATTTATCATCTGGTGATGGTGATGTCTCATCCAGTGCTATCCCAGAGTATACCGAATCTAAGCAGGACACTACACTGCCATCAGGAGGCCATCAATACTCAATGGTTCAAACTTCTCCAACCTACGGTTTTGGTTTTGTCCCTCCAATGATAGGGAGTCAGCTTGCACCAGTTGAAAACTGTGAGTCTCAAGTGCGTGATGTTTCCCGTGTTCCAAGCTACATT GTCCAGCAACCATACGATCCAAGTTATTACGCTCAATTCTACCGCTCAGGTGCTGATAGTGATGGTCGTCTTTCTCCTTTTGCTAATCCTGGGGCTGCCACCAAGTACAATGGTAATGTCGCTGCATTGCCTCCACCAAGTTCTCAGTCACCTCAAGAG GGTGGGGTCCTGTCTACAGCAGGTCCAACACCGCTGGCGACGCAGGCTGCAGGCCTCATGCAAAGCTCAATAGCTGTAACTCAGCAGCCAGTCCCTGTCTTTCGACCAGCAGGGGTTCATATATCCCATTATCCTCCAAACTACATTCCTTATGGTCATTATTATTCCCCATTCTTTGTTCCACCACCTCTCCACCAATATCTGGGCAACAGTGCATTTCCTCAGCAGCCTCCAGCTGGCAGCGTATATCCAGCTCCACCGCCAGCACCTGCTACAGGTGTCAAATATCCACTTCCACAATACAAACCAGGAACTAATACAGGAAATCCAGCACACATGGGAATGCCTGGTGGTTATGGGCCATATGGCTCCCCACCAGCTGGTTATAATCCCAGTTCTGCTGCGACCACTGGAAACTCAACCAGTAATGAGGATCTCAATGTGTCCCAGTTCAAGGAAAATAATGTTTATATTAGCGGGCAGCAG AGCGAAGGATCAGCTGTATGGGTTGCTGCACCCAGCCGAGATGTAGCCAGCTTACCAACAAGTTCATTTTACAACCTTCCACCTCAGGGTCAACATGTGACTTTCACCCCAACGCAGGCTGGCCATGGCACCTTTGCTGGTGTCTATCACCCTGCGCAAGCAGCAACGGCAGCAATGGTTCACCCAATTATGCAACAGTCTCAGACCATGGCTGGAGCTGTTGATATGGTGGGACCTGGTGGCAGTGTTTATCAGCAGACTCAGCAAGCACAGATCAACTGGCCTAATAACTACTGA
- the LOC142615849 gene encoding uncharacterized protein LOC142615849 isoform X1 → MSGGGSSRVSIPIDIQKMIDDIKEITVNPSEEEIYAMLKECSMDPNETIQKLLLQDPFHVVTRKHGKRKENPNNKESAESRWRPGGQGRGGRGGRGNFAPRHASHDAGGGRNSGPGKENGVNQAAEKAVTPTLQTSQDTKTKDKSPAISSTTVIANGPEVISSSVSINNLENAPPPDDANKNTVITFGTGDSHRQPTLSSSNFSASTTSSSSSAVCFSPLDPVLVPSNDSRLPGAVGAIKREVGSNRPPGEPNAVVLAENKLAAAAAEISSTTQGKMSSKSQGVGKNLLAESSQPSSTLTHSGSSVSRPSSNYNNRPQQIISPQKAVGPNKEWKPKPTNINVQDSGTAAAPEAPTILVEATAQTQHDTSVLDMEEATSKLQRKLEELHLPQRQLVILPNHIHVPESERTKLSFGSFGADFGVTTSYVSGPVSDKSSTSLSEISQGIEESVDEQASSNQNALATAEEGDYPDHPQSPTRVPENLSSGDGDVSSSAIPEYTESKQDTTLPSGGHQYSMVQTSPTYGFGFVPPMIGSQLAPVENCESQVRDVSRVPSYIVQQPYDPSYYAQFYRSGADSDGRLSPFANPGAATKYNGNVAALPPPSSQSPQEGGVLSTAGPTPLATQAAGLMQSSIAVTQQPVPVFRPAGVHISHYPPNYIPYGHYYSPFFVPPPLHQYLGNSAFPQQPPAGSVYPAPPPAPATGVKYPLPQYKPGTNTGNPAHMGMPGGYGPYGSPPAGYNPSSAATTGNSTSNEDLNVSQFKENNVYISGQQSEGSAVWVAAPSRDVASLPTSSFYNLPPQGQHVTFTPTQAGHGTFAGVYHPAQAATAAMVHPIMQQSQTMAGAVDMVGPGGSVYQQTQQAQINWPNNY, encoded by the exons ATGAGCGGTGGTGGGTCCAGCAGGGTTTCAATCCCAATCGACATACAGAAGATGATCGATGACATCAAGGAGATCACAGTGAATCCCAGTGAGGAAGAGATTTATGCAATGCTTAAGGAGTGTTCCATGGATCCCAATGAGACTATTCAGAAGCTCCTTCTTCAGG ATCCATTTCATGTGGTCACAAGGAAACATGGCAAGAGGAAGGAG AATCCGAACAACAAAGAGTCTGCAGAATCACGGTGGAGACCTGGTGGGCAGGGGCGAGGGGGTAGGGGTGGTCGGGGGAATTTTGCCCCTCGTCACGCGTCACATG ATGCTGGTGGTGGCAGGAATTCTGGCCCTGGAAAGGAGAATGGCGTCAACCAAGCTGCAGAGAAGGCTGTCACTCCAACTTTGCAAACCTCTCAGGACACAAAAACCAAAGATAAAAGTCCGGCAATAAG CTCTACAACTGTCATTGCCAATGGTCCTGAAGTAATTTCATCTTCTGTTTCCATTAATAATTTGGAAAATGCACCTCCTCCTGATGATGCAAACAAAAATACTGTCATTACCTTTGGAACTGGGGACTCGCACAGGCAGCCGACACTAAGCTCCAGTAACTTTTCAGCATCGAcaacatcttcatcttcatcagcAGTCTGTTTCTCACCTTTGGACCCAGTACTGGTACCATCTAATGATTCACGGCTCCCAGGTGCTGTGGGTGCAATTAAACGTGAAGTAGGGAGCAATCGACCTCCTGGTGAACCAAATGCTGTTGTCCTTGCTGAGAACAAATTAGCTGCTG CAGCTGCTGAGATTAGCTCTACCACACAAGGAAAGATGTCAAGCAAATCCCAAGGAGTTGGGAAAAATCTTCTTGCTGAGTCTTCACAACCTTCATCTACATTAACTCATAGTGGTTCTTCAGTTAGTCGGCCTTCATCTAATTACAATAACCGGCCACAACAAATAATTAGCCCTCAGAAag CAGTTGGTCCTAATAAGGAATGGAAACCAAAGCCAACAAATATTAATGTTCAAGATTCTGGAACAGCTGCTGCACCTGAGGCTCCCACTATTTTGGTTGAAGCCACTGCCCAGACACAGCATGACACTAGTGTCCTTGATATGGAAGAAGCAACTTCAAAACTGCAGAGGAAGCTGGAGGAGTTACATCTTCCACAACGTCAGCTTGTTATTCTTCCTAACCATATTCATGTCCCTGAGTCTGAAAGAACCAAGTTGAGTTTTGGAAGTTTTGGTGCTGATTTTGGAGTGACTACAAGCTATGTCAGTGGTCCTGTGAGTGACAAGAGCTCTACATCTCTATCTGAAATTTCACAGGGTATTGAAGAATCTGTGGATGAACAGGCTTCAAG CAATCAAAATGCATTGGCAACGGCCGAGGAGGGAGATTATCCTGATCACCCACAATCACCTACACGTGTACCTGAAAATTTATCATCTGGTGATGGTGATGTCTCATCCAGTGCTATCCCAGAGTATACCGAATCTAAGCAGGACACTACACTGCCATCAGGAGGCCATCAATACTCAATGGTTCAAACTTCTCCAACCTACGGTTTTGGTTTTGTCCCTCCAATGATAGGGAGTCAGCTTGCACCAGTTGAAAACTGTGAGTCTCAAGTGCGTGATGTTTCCCGTGTTCCAAGCTACATT GTCCAGCAACCATACGATCCAAGTTATTACGCTCAATTCTACCGCTCAGGTGCTGATAGTGATGGTCGTCTTTCTCCTTTTGCTAATCCTGGGGCTGCCACCAAGTACAATGGTAATGTCGCTGCATTGCCTCCACCAAGTTCTCAGTCACCTCAAGAG GGTGGGGTCCTGTCTACAGCAGGTCCAACACCGCTGGCGACGCAGGCTGCAGGCCTCATGCAAAGCTCAATAGCTGTAACTCAGCAGCCAGTCCCTGTCTTTCGACCAGCAGGGGTTCATATATCCCATTATCCTCCAAACTACATTCCTTATGGTCATTATTATTCCCCATTCTTTGTTCCACCACCTCTCCACCAATATCTGGGCAACAGTGCATTTCCTCAGCAGCCTCCAGCTGGCAGCGTATATCCAGCTCCACCGCCAGCACCTGCTACAGGTGTCAAATATCCACTTCCACAATACAAACCAGGAACTAATACAGGAAATCCAGCACACATGGGAATGCCTGGTGGTTATGGGCCATATGGCTCCCCACCAGCTGGTTATAATCCCAGTTCTGCTGCGACCACTGGAAACTCAACCAGTAATGAGGATCTCAATGTGTCCCAGTTCAAGGAAAATAATGTTTATATTAGCGGGCAGCAG AGCGAAGGATCAGCTGTATGGGTTGCTGCACCCAGCCGAGATGTAGCCAGCTTACCAACAAGTTCATTTTACAACCTTCCACCTCAGGGTCAACATGTGACTTTCACCCCAACGCAGGCTGGCCATGGCACCTTTGCTGGTGTCTATCACCCTGCGCAAGCAGCAACGGCAGCAATGGTTCACCCAATTATGCAACAGTCTCAGACCATGGCTGGAGCTGTTGATATGGTGGGACCTGGTGGCAGTGTTTATCAGCAGACTCAGCAAGCACAGATCAACTGGCCTAATAACTACTGA
- the LOC142615849 gene encoding uncharacterized protein LOC142615849 isoform X3, with the protein MSGGGSSRVSIPIDIQKMIDDIKEITVNPSEEEIYAMLKECSMDPNETIQKLLLQDPFHVVTRKHGKRKENPNNKESAESRWRPGGQGRGGRGGRGNFAPRHASHDAGGGRNSGPGKENGVNQAAEKAVTPTLQTSQDTKTKDKSPAISSTTVIANGPEVISSSVSINNLENAPPPDDANKNTVITFGTGDSHRQPTLSSSNFSASTTSSSSSAVCFSPLDPVLVPSNDSRLPGAVGAIKREVGSNRPPGEPNAVVLAENKLAAAAEISSTTQGKMSSKSQGVGKNLLAESSQPSSTLTHSGSSVSRPSSNYNNRPQQIISPQKAVGPNKEWKPKPTNINVQDSGTAAAPEAPTILVEATAQTQHDTSVLDMEEATSKLQRKLEELHLPQRQLVILPNHIHVPESERTKLSFGSFGADFGVTTSYVSGPVSDKSSTSLSEISQGIEESVDEQASSNQNALATAEEGDYPDHPQSPTRVPENLSSGDGDVSSSAIPEYTESKQDTTLPSGGHQYSMVQTSPTYGFGFVPPMIGSQLAPVENCESQVRDVSRVPSYIVQQPYDPSYYAQFYRSGADSDGRLSPFANPGAATKYNGNVAALPPPSSQSPQEGGVLSTAGPTPLATQAAGLMQSSIAVTQQPVPVFRPAGVHISHYPPNYIPYGHYYSPFFVPPPLHQYLGNSAFPQQPPAGSVYPAPPPAPATGVKYPLPQYKPGTNTGNPAHMGMPGGYGPYGSPPAGYNPSSAATTGNSTSNEDLNVSQFKENNVYISGQQSEGSAVWVAAPSRDVASLPTSSFYNLPPQGQHVTFTPTQAGHGTFAGVYHPAQAATAAMVHPIMQQSQTMAGAVDMVGPGGSVYQQTQQAQINWPNNY; encoded by the exons ATGAGCGGTGGTGGGTCCAGCAGGGTTTCAATCCCAATCGACATACAGAAGATGATCGATGACATCAAGGAGATCACAGTGAATCCCAGTGAGGAAGAGATTTATGCAATGCTTAAGGAGTGTTCCATGGATCCCAATGAGACTATTCAGAAGCTCCTTCTTCAGG ATCCATTTCATGTGGTCACAAGGAAACATGGCAAGAGGAAGGAG AATCCGAACAACAAAGAGTCTGCAGAATCACGGTGGAGACCTGGTGGGCAGGGGCGAGGGGGTAGGGGTGGTCGGGGGAATTTTGCCCCTCGTCACGCGTCACATG ATGCTGGTGGTGGCAGGAATTCTGGCCCTGGAAAGGAGAATGGCGTCAACCAAGCTGCAGAGAAGGCTGTCACTCCAACTTTGCAAACCTCTCAGGACACAAAAACCAAAGATAAAAGTCCGGCAATAAG CTCTACAACTGTCATTGCCAATGGTCCTGAAGTAATTTCATCTTCTGTTTCCATTAATAATTTGGAAAATGCACCTCCTCCTGATGATGCAAACAAAAATACTGTCATTACCTTTGGAACTGGGGACTCGCACAGGCAGCCGACACTAAGCTCCAGTAACTTTTCAGCATCGAcaacatcttcatcttcatcagcAGTCTGTTTCTCACCTTTGGACCCAGTACTGGTACCATCTAATGATTCACGGCTCCCAGGTGCTGTGGGTGCAATTAAACGTGAAGTAGGGAGCAATCGACCTCCTGGTGAACCAAATGCTGTTGTCCTTGCTGAGAACAAATTAGCTGCTG CTGCTGAGATTAGCTCTACCACACAAGGAAAGATGTCAAGCAAATCCCAAGGAGTTGGGAAAAATCTTCTTGCTGAGTCTTCACAACCTTCATCTACATTAACTCATAGTGGTTCTTCAGTTAGTCGGCCTTCATCTAATTACAATAACCGGCCACAACAAATAATTAGCCCTCAGAAag CAGTTGGTCCTAATAAGGAATGGAAACCAAAGCCAACAAATATTAATGTTCAAGATTCTGGAACAGCTGCTGCACCTGAGGCTCCCACTATTTTGGTTGAAGCCACTGCCCAGACACAGCATGACACTAGTGTCCTTGATATGGAAGAAGCAACTTCAAAACTGCAGAGGAAGCTGGAGGAGTTACATCTTCCACAACGTCAGCTTGTTATTCTTCCTAACCATATTCATGTCCCTGAGTCTGAAAGAACCAAGTTGAGTTTTGGAAGTTTTGGTGCTGATTTTGGAGTGACTACAAGCTATGTCAGTGGTCCTGTGAGTGACAAGAGCTCTACATCTCTATCTGAAATTTCACAGGGTATTGAAGAATCTGTGGATGAACAGGCTTCAAG CAATCAAAATGCATTGGCAACGGCCGAGGAGGGAGATTATCCTGATCACCCACAATCACCTACACGTGTACCTGAAAATTTATCATCTGGTGATGGTGATGTCTCATCCAGTGCTATCCCAGAGTATACCGAATCTAAGCAGGACACTACACTGCCATCAGGAGGCCATCAATACTCAATGGTTCAAACTTCTCCAACCTACGGTTTTGGTTTTGTCCCTCCAATGATAGGGAGTCAGCTTGCACCAGTTGAAAACTGTGAGTCTCAAGTGCGTGATGTTTCCCGTGTTCCAAGCTACATT GTCCAGCAACCATACGATCCAAGTTATTACGCTCAATTCTACCGCTCAGGTGCTGATAGTGATGGTCGTCTTTCTCCTTTTGCTAATCCTGGGGCTGCCACCAAGTACAATGGTAATGTCGCTGCATTGCCTCCACCAAGTTCTCAGTCACCTCAAGAG GGTGGGGTCCTGTCTACAGCAGGTCCAACACCGCTGGCGACGCAGGCTGCAGGCCTCATGCAAAGCTCAATAGCTGTAACTCAGCAGCCAGTCCCTGTCTTTCGACCAGCAGGGGTTCATATATCCCATTATCCTCCAAACTACATTCCTTATGGTCATTATTATTCCCCATTCTTTGTTCCACCACCTCTCCACCAATATCTGGGCAACAGTGCATTTCCTCAGCAGCCTCCAGCTGGCAGCGTATATCCAGCTCCACCGCCAGCACCTGCTACAGGTGTCAAATATCCACTTCCACAATACAAACCAGGAACTAATACAGGAAATCCAGCACACATGGGAATGCCTGGTGGTTATGGGCCATATGGCTCCCCACCAGCTGGTTATAATCCCAGTTCTGCTGCGACCACTGGAAACTCAACCAGTAATGAGGATCTCAATGTGTCCCAGTTCAAGGAAAATAATGTTTATATTAGCGGGCAGCAG AGCGAAGGATCAGCTGTATGGGTTGCTGCACCCAGCCGAGATGTAGCCAGCTTACCAACAAGTTCATTTTACAACCTTCCACCTCAGGGTCAACATGTGACTTTCACCCCAACGCAGGCTGGCCATGGCACCTTTGCTGGTGTCTATCACCCTGCGCAAGCAGCAACGGCAGCAATGGTTCACCCAATTATGCAACAGTCTCAGACCATGGCTGGAGCTGTTGATATGGTGGGACCTGGTGGCAGTGTTTATCAGCAGACTCAGCAAGCACAGATCAACTGGCCTAATAACTACTGA